The following coding sequences are from one Haliotis asinina isolate JCU_RB_2024 chromosome 3, JCU_Hal_asi_v2, whole genome shotgun sequence window:
- the LOC137277710 gene encoding myeloid-derived growth factor-like — MSMKWDLLLCCIATLCFYSANAVCDMTEDKIQVSEFDVIPGGEKLTHKKQWEGMDFSCSFTYQAQGGTKESWRMGLSMNADNTKFSCSVERPGSSSYLFFQSFKMEVFGVKAVEAEVKSPDHSPLQPEEYVLDESSSSVSQVDEKFKNMLGRVELCAAKAKQEL, encoded by the exons ATGAGTATGAAATGGGATTTATTGTTGTGTTGTATCGCAACACTGTGTTTTTATAGCGCCAATGCAGTATGCGATATGACTGAAGACAAAATCCAAGTCAGCGAATTTGATGTCATTCCGGGTGGAGAGAAATTAACCCACAAAAAACAGTGG GAGGGCATGGATTTCTCCTGTAGCTTTACATATCAAGCTCAAGGTGGCACAAAAGAG TCATGGCGGATGGGGTTAAGTATGAATGCTGACAACACCAAGTTCTCCTGCTCTGTAGAGAGACCTGGAAGCTCCTCATATCTATTTTTCCAGTCATTTAAGATGGAGGTGTTTGGAGTTAAGGCTGTGGAGGCAGAGGTCAAG AGTCCAGATCATTCGCCTCTACAACCTGAAGAGTATGTCTTGGATGAGTCCTCTAGCTCAG TCTCCCAGGTGGATGAAAAGTTCAAGAACATGCTGGGACGTGTTGAGTTGTGTGCAGCCAAGGCCAAACAGGAATTATGA
- the LOC137277727 gene encoding peroxisomal multifunctional enzyme type 2-like — translation MAAPLRFDGRVVLVTGAGNGLGRAYALAFGERGASVVVNDLGGDIHGGGKTTRAADVVVNEIRAKGGKAVANYDSVEDGDKLVQTALDNYGRIDVVVNNAGILRDKSFARISDQDWDLIHRVHLRGSFLVTRAAWPHMKKQNYGRIIMTTSAAGIYGNFGQANYSAAKLGLLGLSNTLSIEGKKNNISSNTIAPIAGSRLTETVMPPDWIKALKPEYVMPLVLFLCHESCLETGSLFEVGAGWMAKLRWERTLGATVRRKNIAMTPEDVRDNWEKITDFSQSSHPASNQESTAGMMKVIQDIDAAVEAPVSRRTQSTGMDPELAKAHDFPPSSFTYEPREVILYALGVGMSTREENYLQFLFEGSEAFCALPTFAVIPAQMTMMNGLMQEIPGLKQDPVRVLHGEQYLEVYKPLPTGATITSKLKIADILDKGSGALVLYNVDSFDEKGEKVAFNQFSIFVVGSGNFGGKRASDALIPTASVPTRAPDASITETTHVDQAALYRLSGDRNPLHIDPSFAAMAGFDTPIIHGLCSFGYAVRHVLRRYANNDVSRFKAVKVRFAKPVLPGQSIQTDMWKEGNRIYFQCKVVETGNTALSGAYVDLTGSSEQASVAAPSQLQSDKVFELMQQQIKMRPGLASKVNAIIMWVITKGGKPVSEWTVDMKTSKNGDIYRGKPKSGKAECTLTVSDNNIMDLVTGKLAPPQAFMAGKLKVKGNLMLAQKLGVLFNEQAKL, via the exons ATGGCTGCTCCCTTGCGATTCGATGGCCGTGTAGTGCTGGTGACAGGCGCCGGGAATG GACTTGGACGAGCCTACGCATTAGCCTTTGGTGAACGTGGTGCCTCTGTTGTGG TCAATGACCTTGGTGGGGACATACATGGCGGTGGCAAAACAACCCGTGCAGCTGATGTCGTTGTTAATGAAATCAGGGCCAAAGGAGGCAAAGCAGTGGCTAATTATG ACTCAGTGGAAGATGGAGATAAGTTGGTTCAGACAGCACTGGATAACTACGGCAGGATTG ATGTGGTTGTGAACAATGCTGGCATTCTCAGGGACAAATCTTTTGCCAGGATCAGTGATCAAGACTGGG ACCTCATCCACAGAGTCCATCTCCGAGGGTCATTCTTGGTGACACGAGCAGCATGGCCGCACATGAAGAAACAGAATTATGGAAG aattatcatgACCACGTCAGCTGCTGGTATCTATGGCAACTTTGGCCAAGCCAACTATAGTGCAG CCAAACTTGGTCTTCTCGGTTTGAGCAACACCCTGTCTATTGAGGGGAAGAAGAACAACATCAGCAGCAACACCATTGCTCCCATTGCAGGCTCTCGCCTTACCGAGACTGTCATGCCACCAG ACTGGATCAAGGCCCTTAAACCAGAGTATGTGATGCCTCTAGTCTTGTTTCTGTGTCATGAGAGCTGCCTTGAGACTGGCTCCCTGTTTGAGGTTGGAGCTGGATGGATGGCAAAAC TGAGATGGGAGAGAACTCTTGGAGCGACAGTGAGGAGGAAGAACATAGCAATGACACCTGAAGATG TGAGAGACAACTGGGAAAAAATAACAGACTTCTCACAGTCCAGCCACCCTGCTTCTAACCAAG AGTCAACAGCCGGTATGATGAAGGTGATACAGGACATCGATGCAGCAGTTGAAGCACCAGTGTCCAGACGGACACAATCTACAGGCATGGATCCT GAGTTGGCCAAGGCTCATGACTTTCCACCTTCTTCCTTTACCTATGAACCTCGTGAGGTTATTCTTTATGCTTTGGGAG TGGGCATGTCCACAAGAGAAGAAAATTACCTGCAGTTCCTGTTTGAGGGGTCAGAAGCCTTCTGCGCATTGCCAACGTTTGCCGTGATCCCTGCCCAGATGACCATGATGAATGGACTCATGCAGGAGATCCCCGGTCTCAAGCAGGACCCAGTCAGG GTGTTGCATGGGGAACAGTATCTGGAGGTGTACAAACCCCTCCCTACTGGAGCCACGATCACCAGTAAACTCAAGATAGCGGACATCCTGGACAAAGGCTCAGGAGCTTTGGTTCTGTATAATG TGGATAGCTTTGATGAGAAGGGTGAGAAGGTGGCATTCAACCAGTTCTCAATCTTTGTGGTGGGGTCAGGCAACTTTGGTGGCAAGAGGGCTTCTGACGCCCTCATCCCTACAGCATCAGTGCCTACACGGGCGCCTGATGCCAGCATTACCGAGACAACTCATGTGGATCAG gCTGCCCTCTACAGACTGAGTGGAGATAGGAACCCACTTCACATTGACCCAAGTTTTGCTGCCATGGCAG GTTTTGACACCCCTATCATCCATGGTTTGTGCAGCTTCGGCTATGCTGTGAGACATGTTCTACGTCGTTATGCCAACAATGATGTCAGCAGGTTCAAGGCTGTTAAA gtGAGGTTTGCGAAGCCTGTGTTGCCAGGACAGAGTATTCAGACTGACATGTGGAAGGAGGGCAACAGAATCTACTTCCAGTGTAAG GTTGTGGAGACTGGTAACACAGCTTTATCAGGTGCATATGTGGACTTGACAGGAAGCAGTGAACAAGCCTCTGTAGCC GCTCCCAGCCAGCTACAGAGTGACAAAGTGTTTGAGCTGATGCAACAACAAATCAAGATGCGGCCAGGTCTAGCCTCCAAGGTTAATGCCATCATTATGTGGGTCATTACAAAGGGAGGTAAACCTGTTTCAGAGTGGA CTGTTGACATGAAGACATCAAAGAACGGTGACATCTACCGTGGAAAGCCAAAGTCTGGGAAAGCAGAGTGTACACTTACGGTGTCAGATAACAATATCATGGACCTAGTCACTGGGAAACTAGCACCACCACAG gcCTTCATGGCAGGGAAACTGAAGGTGAAGGGCAATCTCATGCTGGCCCAGAAGCTTGGGGTCCTCTTCAATGAACAAGCCAAGTTGTAA